DNA sequence from the Salvelinus alpinus chromosome 7, SLU_Salpinus.1, whole genome shotgun sequence genome:
TCCACCACCCCCTCTGCCGCCAAACCAAGTCCCGATGGCGGCCCAGATGCAACCTCAGCTCGGGGATGAGGGGCCTGCTCTACGGAAGCCGGGAGCCATGAACGAACCTTTTTATTTACTGCGAGAACTACCAGGTACAGTTAACATTTCAGTGTGGGCACTACGTAATATGTTTATTCGTACCCGAGTGGAGGATTTTAAGTAATTTTTAGCTAGCCCCTTAGGTTATTTTCTAATTATAACATTAACTAACGTTAGCCTTTCTGAGCTAGCTGGTTATTGGCCAAGAGCCCAGCGACTAGTAGAACGTTaatctgttttgtgtgtgttgtattgctATATCAATTTCGAAGTGCACTTCCTACATTAGCCATCACAAGTTACTCCCTCTGGGGTCTGGACCCTAGTAGTATTGGACATTGACGTCCGTGTGGACAAACTCTGGATCTTGTTACTGCATTGACAGTGTATTTTAAAATTTTGCCTCACAGTGGGCAATGAGCTTACGGGCAATACCAACCTCATCACCCATTACAACCTGGAACACGCTTACAACAAGTTCTGTGGCAAGAAAGTCAAGGAGAAGCTCAGCAACTTCCTGCCAGAGTTACCAGGTGAACTACCATTCATCACCTTTACTATGTCTGTAAGTGATTTCTGTGGACCCATCCCGCTGagtatctcacctcacttgcctcttcccccatctctcccctttctctgagTAATAAATTGTCTGTTTTCCCTCTTTCCTGTGTCTGTAGGTATGATAGACTGGCCTGGTACCCAGGATGGCAGTTCGTTGCGCTCTCTGATAGAGAAGCCTCCAGTGTGTGGCAACTCCTTCAGCCCTCTGACCGGAGCCAGCCTCACCGGCTTCAGACTGCACACCGgaccggtagagagagagagagacacacacacacacacacacaccttcctttGACCACAATACTCAAATTTTTAGGGTACTTTATTCATCCAACACTAGGCCTCCGTATCATTTCTGTACTGTTAACGACGATGTTAAGACGTTAtctactctgtgtgtttgtgttccagCTACCGGAGCAGTATCGACTGATGCACATCCAGCCTCCAAAGAAGAAGAGCAAGCATAAGCACAAACACAACCGACCACAGGATCCCATACCGCAAGgtaacgcatacacacacacacacacacacacacacacacacacacacacacacacacacacacaaccatcccTTCAGCCTTTGAAACCCTTCTGTCTTCACAGAGACGCCCTCAGACTCTGaccccaagaagaagaagaagaaaagggATGACGACCCTGACCGCAAGAAGAAAAAGAAAGACAAGAAAAAGAAGAAGGTAAGACTGCTGCCCTGaccctttctccatctcttgcACCGAAGTTGGTATATAGGAGGCCTATAAGCCTACAACCTTGTCCCCGGGCTAATTGCTCATATACGCCTGGAACAACAACGAGTCAAATGTGGGAGTGAACTAGggctttcccccccaaaaaacaacatttgtcgaccaagagtcgtctgttctttcgaccggTTTTAAAccatgtatttttccatatattgaCACAACCTATGTATTTTAattaaatcaactatatgcactgaATTTGTCTGATGTTTTAAGCAAACTGTATgatgaaataattaagacacacaaatgactagagACAGCGAGTGACTAGCACCCATTGTGTGTctccctgctgcagtgaccaccacagaacatcaactGTGTGTATAGCGCTGTCtgtgttgctgaagctgcaacataatttGTCACTTCTGACT
Encoded proteins:
- the LOC139581210 gene encoding mediator of RNA polymerase II transcription subunit 19-A-like isoform X2 translates to MTEMFSTLYGQNDAQGPARSSSLGFGPGNPPPPLPPNQVPMAAQMQPQLGDEGPALRKPGAMNEPFYLLRELPVGNELTGNTNLITHYNLEHAYNKFCGKKVKEKLSNFLPELPGMIDWPGTQDGSSLRSLIEKPPVCGNSFSPLTGASLTGFRLHTGPLPEQYRLMHIQPPKKKSKHKHKHNRPQDPIPQETPSDSDPKKKKKKRDDDPDRKKKKKDKKKKKNRHSPDHPGLAGSQPNSLR
- the LOC139581210 gene encoding mediator of RNA polymerase II transcription subunit 19-A-like isoform X1; this translates as MTEMFSTLYGQNDAQGPARSSSLGFGPGNPPPPLPPNQVPMAAQMQPQLGDEGPALRKPGAMNEPFYLLRELPVGNELTGNTNLITHYNLEHAYNKFCGKKVKEKLSNFLPELPGMIDWPGTQDGSSLRSLIEKPPVCGNSFSPLTGASLTGFRLHTGPLPEQYRLMHIQPPKKKSKHKHKHNRPQDPIPQETPSDSDPKKKKKKRDDDPDRKKKKKDKKKKKVRAGTGVLPGQKSNYPAPRRKLQPRRTL
- the LOC139581210 gene encoding mediator of RNA polymerase II transcription subunit 19-A-like isoform X3; amino-acid sequence: MTEMFSTLYGQNDAQGPARSSSLGFGPGNPPPPLPPNQVPMAAQMQPQLGDEGPALRKPGAMNEPFYLLRELPVGNELTGNTNLITHYNLEHAYNKFCGKKVKEKLSNFLPELPGMIDWPGTQDGSSLRSLIEKPPVCGNSFSPLTGASLTGFRLHTGPLPEQYRLMHIQPPKKKSKHKHKHNRPQDPIPQETPSDSDPKKKKKKRDDDPDRKKKKKDKKKKKVRAGTGVLPGQKR